In one Haemophilus parainfluenzae genomic region, the following are encoded:
- a CDS encoding HEPN domain-containing protein: MSQTYSPIYKKYSSLLTKLSKVVKESRDRVITSSDSLFVKNVNLFSRSYLINLCTYLESYLTEITIKIFERHCKCINQYSVPEVFVLASLSSWNVDKKSRAVRNYNVSYAKKDIESFLDANKISGNIKKTLNVFELLGIELDNKLNSAIKDQISSIVNKRNDIVHRNNDVTDTSLSDIVLHIKTVRLYMQEIEKIIQKSEYDFKKYY, encoded by the coding sequence ATGAGCCAGACATATTCACCTATATATAAAAAATATAGTTCTTTGTTGACAAAGCTTTCTAAGGTGGTAAAAGAAAGTAGAGATAGAGTTATTACTTCTTCCGATTCTTTATTTGTTAAGAATGTGAATCTTTTCTCTAGAAGTTATTTGATTAATCTATGTACTTATTTAGAGTCTTATTTAACTGAAATTACAATAAAAATATTTGAAAGACATTGTAAATGTATTAACCAATATTCAGTTCCAGAAGTATTTGTTTTAGCAAGTTTATCATCCTGGAATGTAGACAAAAAAAGTCGGGCAGTTAGAAACTATAATGTATCTTATGCTAAGAAAGATATAGAGAGTTTCCTTGATGCTAATAAAATATCAGGGAATATAAAAAAAACATTAAATGTTTTCGAATTGTTAGGAATAGAGCTAGATAATAAGCTTAATTCTGCAATTAAAGATCAGATTAGTAGCATTGTTAATAAACGTAATGACATTGTTCATAGAAACAATGATGTTACAGATACATCTTTATCTGATATTGTTCTGCATATTAAAACGGTACGACTTTATATGCAAGAAATAGAAAAAATTATTCAAAAATCGGAATATGACTTTAAGAAGTATTATTAA
- the thrC gene encoding threonine synthase, which translates to MNLYNIKHPEEKVNFAQAVRQGLGKDQGLFFPETIPALTNIDELLALPLVERSQKILGALIGEELPKATLDAMVKNAFTFPAPLEKVEDNIYALELFHGPTLAFKDFGGRFMAQALAAVRGDGKITILTATSGDTGAAVAHAFYGLENINVVILYPKGKISPLQEKLFCTLGGNIRTVAINGDFDACQALVKQAFDDAELRQAIGLNSANSINISRLLAQVCYYFEAVAQLPKEKSDNVVVSVPSGNFGNLTAGLIAKTLGLPIKRFIAATNANDTVPRYLESGNWAPKATVATLSNAMDVSRPNNWPRVEELFKRNGWSLSDLGSGMLSDSETEETLKAMYAKGYLCEPHGAIAYQVLKDQLKADETGIFLCTAHPAKFKESVERILSLNLPLPEALDKHNKLPLLSDEMDDDFTQLRAYLLK; encoded by the coding sequence ATGAATTTATATAACATCAAACACCCTGAAGAAAAAGTGAATTTTGCGCAAGCAGTACGTCAAGGACTTGGCAAAGATCAAGGTTTGTTCTTTCCAGAAACGATCCCCGCTTTAACCAATATTGACGAGTTATTAGCCTTACCATTGGTTGAACGTAGCCAAAAAATTCTTGGTGCATTAATTGGTGAAGAATTACCGAAAGCAACATTAGATGCAATGGTGAAAAATGCATTTACTTTTCCTGCACCGTTAGAAAAAGTAGAAGACAATATTTATGCCCTTGAATTATTCCACGGTCCAACTTTAGCATTTAAAGACTTTGGTGGTCGTTTTATGGCGCAGGCACTTGCTGCAGTACGTGGTGATGGCAAAATTACCATTTTAACAGCAACATCTGGAGATACCGGTGCGGCAGTTGCCCATGCATTTTATGGGTTGGAAAATATCAATGTTGTGATTTTATATCCGAAAGGCAAAATTAGCCCATTACAAGAAAAACTGTTCTGTACTTTAGGTGGCAATATTCGCACTGTGGCGATTAATGGTGATTTCGATGCCTGCCAAGCGTTAGTCAAACAAGCCTTTGATGATGCAGAACTGCGTCAAGCGATTGGTTTAAACTCAGCAAACTCTATTAATATTAGCCGTTTATTAGCGCAAGTTTGTTATTACTTTGAAGCGGTAGCGCAATTACCAAAAGAAAAAAGTGATAATGTCGTGGTTTCTGTACCAAGTGGCAACTTCGGTAACTTAACCGCAGGGTTAATCGCAAAAACATTAGGTTTACCAATTAAACGCTTTATTGCAGCAACCAATGCGAACGATACCGTACCGCGTTATTTAGAATCAGGTAATTGGGCACCTAAAGCGACTGTAGCCACGCTTTCTAATGCGATGGATGTCAGTCGTCCGAACAACTGGCCACGTGTCGAAGAGTTATTTAAACGTAATGGCTGGAGTTTAAGTGATTTAGGTTCTGGTATGTTAAGCGATAGCGAAACAGAAGAAACCTTAAAAGCGATGTACGCAAAAGGTTATTTATGTGAACCACACGGTGCAATAGCCTATCAAGTATTGAAAGATCAACTTAAAGCGGATGAAACTGGTATTTTCTTATGTACGGCACATCCTGCAAAATTTAAAGAGTCTGTAGAGCGTATTCTTTCGCTCAATCTTCCATTGCCAGAAGCATTGGATAAACACAATAAATTGCCATTACTTTCTGATGAAATGGATGACGATTTTACTCAATTACGTGCATATTTGTTGAAATAA
- a CDS encoding 4'-phosphopantetheinyl transferase family protein, protein MTTFIAYANIQQPFPFDEIPTDLVPENLRTELQGNSRITQRHQCRRLAHFLLWQLLKKAGKSTALLGQIYRTQSGRPQFLVENIDFNISHSGDWVAVLLHINESEKSAVGIDIEFPKKRNFSALMAHFAPQAEQEWFAKQLNEEQAFYRCWCLREAVLKSQGVGIVKLSSVTHLPEQLQIFSDYCPKGKLLFTDELPFYFAAFINQSKIQPHFYQWNGKELEEKNIKKSLIYQVNE, encoded by the coding sequence ATGACAACTTTTATTGCCTACGCCAATATTCAACAACCTTTTCCTTTTGATGAAATCCCTACGGATCTAGTCCCTGAAAATTTGCGTACTGAACTGCAGGGAAATTCTCGGATAACGCAACGTCATCAATGTCGTCGATTGGCGCATTTTTTACTTTGGCAGTTGCTAAAAAAAGCGGGAAAATCAACCGCACTTTTAGGGCAAATTTATCGTACGCAAAGTGGTAGACCACAATTTCTCGTCGAGAACATCGATTTTAATATAAGCCACTCAGGCGATTGGGTTGCCGTATTGCTGCATATTAATGAATCAGAAAAAAGTGCGGTCGGTATTGATATTGAATTTCCCAAAAAACGAAATTTTTCTGCACTCATGGCGCATTTTGCGCCACAAGCAGAGCAAGAATGGTTTGCTAAACAACTTAATGAGGAGCAGGCTTTTTATCGCTGTTGGTGTTTGCGTGAGGCGGTATTGAAATCACAAGGAGTAGGAATAGTGAAACTATCAAGTGTGACGCATTTGCCAGAACAATTGCAGATCTTTTCAGATTATTGTCCGAAAGGGAAATTGCTCTTTACTGATGAATTACCTTTTTACTTTGCGGCATTTATTAATCAGTCAAAAATCCAACCGCACTTTTATCAATGGAATGGAAAAGAATTAGAAGAAAAAAATATAAAAAAATCCTTGATTTACCAAGTAAATGAATAA
- a CDS encoding PTS transporter subunit EIIC has protein sequence MFKQLQQVGKAFMLPIAILPAAGLLLGIGGALSNKATVQAYPILNNEVLQGLFQIMSAAGSVVFANLALLLCIGLGIGLAKRDKGVAALAAVVGYLIMTGTIAALIPIFSPDVKSIDTGVIGALVMGLITVKLHNRYHNIQLPQVLGFFGGSRFVPIVTAFSAIFVGLVFFLIWPTFQQWLVSAGKSIASMGTFGTFLYGFLMRLSGAVGLHHMIYPLFWYSELGGVEMVNGEMIVGAQKIFFAQLADPNHHGLFTEGTRFFAGRFDTMMFGLPAACLAMYHCVPKKRRAQIGGLFLGAALTSFITGITEPIEFMFLFVAPWLYVFHAFLDGVSFFIADYLNISIGNTFSGGFIDFLLFGILQGDENTHWLRVIFVGIPWALLYYFSFIFLIRIFNVMTPGRGEETEENVEQETSSLTENAHKIIAALGSAENIENVDACITRLRVSVKDVKAVDKATLKKLGAIDVLEVGGGVQAIFGAKAVLYKSEVNQILGKED, from the coding sequence ATGTTTAAACAACTTCAACAAGTCGGTAAGGCATTCATGTTGCCGATTGCTATTTTGCCTGCTGCGGGTCTTTTACTTGGGATCGGTGGGGCGCTTTCCAATAAAGCAACGGTGCAAGCTTATCCAATTTTAAATAATGAGGTGCTGCAAGGCCTGTTTCAGATCATGTCAGCAGCCGGTAGCGTAGTGTTCGCTAATTTAGCCTTATTATTGTGTATTGGTTTAGGTATCGGCTTAGCCAAACGTGACAAAGGCGTTGCCGCTCTCGCTGCGGTTGTTGGTTATCTCATTATGACGGGTACCATTGCTGCATTAATTCCGATTTTCTCTCCTGATGTAAAAAGCATCGATACGGGTGTGATTGGAGCATTGGTGATGGGCTTGATTACCGTTAAATTACACAATCGCTATCACAACATCCAATTACCACAAGTATTAGGTTTCTTTGGCGGCTCTCGCTTTGTGCCAATTGTGACTGCTTTTTCAGCTATTTTTGTTGGATTAGTTTTCTTCCTCATTTGGCCAACTTTCCAACAATGGCTCGTATCGGCAGGTAAAAGCATCGCCTCCATGGGAACCTTTGGAACATTCTTATACGGTTTCTTAATGCGATTATCTGGTGCGGTTGGCTTACATCATATGATTTACCCACTGTTTTGGTATTCTGAATTAGGTGGTGTTGAAATGGTCAATGGCGAGATGATTGTTGGGGCACAAAAAATCTTTTTTGCTCAATTAGCCGATCCTAATCACCACGGTTTATTTACTGAAGGGACTCGTTTCTTTGCCGGCCGTTTTGATACCATGATGTTTGGCTTACCAGCAGCCTGCTTAGCCATGTATCACTGTGTACCGAAAAAACGTCGTGCACAAATTGGCGGCTTATTCCTTGGTGCAGCCCTAACCTCTTTCATTACTGGCATTACAGAACCGATCGAATTTATGTTCTTGTTTGTCGCACCATGGCTTTATGTATTCCACGCTTTCTTAGATGGTGTATCTTTCTTTATTGCCGATTATTTAAATATCTCTATCGGGAATACTTTCTCTGGTGGTTTTATTGATTTCTTGCTCTTCGGTATCTTACAAGGTGATGAAAACACCCATTGGTTGCGTGTGATTTTTGTAGGTATTCCTTGGGCTCTACTCTATTATTTCTCTTTCATTTTCTTGATTCGCATCTTTAATGTAATGACACCAGGACGCGGTGAAGAAACTGAAGAAAATGTAGAACAAGAAACCAGCTCTCTTACTGAAAATGCACATAAAATTATTGCGGCATTAGGTAGCGCTGAAAATATTGAAAACGTGGATGCATGTATTACTCGCTTACGTGTTTCTGTTAAGGACGTGAAAGCCGTTGATAAAGCCACATTGAAAAAATTAGGTGCAATTGATGTGCTTGAAGTGGGCGGTGGCGTACAGGCCATTTTCGGTGCAAAAGCCGTACTCTATAAGAGTGAAGTGAATCAAATCTTAGGAAAAGAAGATTAA
- the thrB gene encoding homoserine kinase, with protein sequence MLRIYAPASSANISVGFDTLGAAISPIDGSLLGDVVQIESIPSGFELESAGYFVRKLPKEPQKNIVYQAYVLFSEQLKLRNVRVKPLRLTLEKNMPIGSGLGSSACSIVAALVALNKFHDEPFSKMELLEMMGELEGRISGSIHYDNVAPCYLGGVQFMVQSLGNICQKLPFFDNWYWVLAYPGIEVSTAEARAILPKSYTRQDVISHGRHLGGFVHACHTHQENLAAMMMKDVIAEPYREALLPNFAEVKQATRDLGALATGISGSGPTIFSIAPDLQTATKLATYLENHYLQNNEGFVHVCKVDNEGAKLLTR encoded by the coding sequence ATGTTAAGAATTTATGCTCCAGCATCGAGTGCAAATATTAGTGTAGGGTTTGACACATTAGGCGCAGCCATTTCACCGATTGATGGTTCATTATTAGGTGATGTCGTACAGATTGAGTCTATTCCAAGTGGTTTTGAGCTTGAAAGTGCGGGCTATTTTGTGCGTAAATTGCCAAAAGAGCCACAAAAAAACATCGTGTATCAGGCCTATGTACTGTTTAGTGAGCAATTAAAATTACGCAATGTGAGAGTCAAACCATTGCGTTTGACCCTTGAGAAAAATATGCCGATTGGTTCGGGATTAGGCTCAAGTGCCTGTTCTATTGTGGCTGCATTAGTGGCATTAAATAAATTCCACGATGAACCATTCTCAAAAATGGAATTGTTAGAGATGATGGGAGAGCTAGAAGGTCGTATTTCAGGTTCTATCCATTATGATAACGTTGCGCCTTGCTATCTTGGCGGTGTGCAGTTTATGGTACAATCTCTCGGTAACATTTGCCAAAAACTACCATTTTTTGATAATTGGTATTGGGTCTTAGCCTATCCAGGCATTGAGGTTTCAACCGCTGAAGCACGCGCAATTTTACCGAAAAGCTACACGCGCCAAGATGTGATTTCTCATGGTCGTCATTTAGGTGGCTTTGTGCATGCATGTCACACGCATCAAGAAAACCTAGCTGCGATGATGATGAAAGATGTGATTGCGGAACCTTATCGTGAGGCTTTATTGCCAAACTTCGCAGAAGTGAAACAAGCTACTCGTGATTTAGGCGCGTTAGCAACGGGGATTTCAGGCTCTGGACCAACGATTTTCTCCATCGCACCTGATTTACAAACGGCAACAAAACTGGCGACTTATTTAGAAAATCATTATTTACAAAACAATGAAGGCTTTGTTCATGTTTGTAAGGTCGATAATGAAGGTGCTAAATTGTTAACTCGTTAA
- a CDS encoding DUF262 domain-containing protein has protein sequence MNSSKEKHLNLYPIDYPFETLKSRIESGKLKLDPDFQRKYKWDKKGWGRASKFIESCLMRIPLPSCYFAEDDKGNHIVIDGVQRLTTIQKFFNDEFALEGMTAFSDLEGKRFSELNESKSDLENTTIRCIVLRKDNSQELIREIFARLNQGSVTLTDQEIRHALYPSAFNNLLDELAILLSNYKFNSIKDDSGKAELVLRYFALSSDDKLVNYSDNLKEYLDSYLEEKVSVSEDDINTYRDKFKSALENCRIAFGDDLFLNLSRKRNMTLKAIVHYDLQMYSVGRLDPKIVKKFAHKIKSKYKELCDREDFGKTLKRSVQTKSSIMTRRKLWDYLLQEAIAEN, from the coding sequence ATGAATAGTTCAAAAGAAAAGCATTTAAATTTATATCCTATTGATTACCCATTTGAAACTTTAAAGTCTAGAATTGAGAGTGGAAAGCTTAAACTAGACCCAGATTTTCAAAGAAAATATAAGTGGGATAAGAAAGGATGGGGAAGAGCATCTAAGTTTATTGAATCTTGCTTAATGAGAATTCCTTTACCTTCATGCTATTTTGCTGAAGATGATAAAGGAAATCATATTGTTATTGATGGAGTTCAAAGATTAACGACTATCCAAAAGTTTTTTAATGATGAATTTGCTCTGGAAGGGATGACAGCATTTTCTGATCTTGAAGGGAAGAGATTTTCTGAATTAAATGAATCTAAGAGTGACTTAGAAAATACGACTATACGCTGCATAGTTTTACGTAAAGATAATTCTCAGGAATTAATTAGAGAAATTTTTGCAAGGTTAAATCAAGGCTCAGTGACTTTAACAGATCAAGAGATTAGGCACGCTTTGTACCCCAGCGCCTTTAATAATTTACTAGATGAATTAGCGATTCTTTTGTCAAATTATAAGTTTAATTCTATTAAAGATGATAGTGGTAAAGCTGAGCTAGTTTTACGGTATTTTGCTCTTTCTAGTGATGATAAGTTAGTAAACTATTCTGATAATTTGAAAGAATATTTAGATTCATATCTTGAGGAGAAAGTTTCAGTTTCAGAGGATGATATAAATACCTATAGGGATAAATTTAAATCAGCATTAGAAAATTGTCGAATAGCCTTTGGTGATGATCTATTCTTAAACTTATCTAGAAAAAGAAATATGACTCTTAAAGCTATTGTTCATTATGATCTTCAAATGTATTCAGTTGGTCGATTAGACCCAAAGATTGTCAAAAAATTTGCACATAAGATTAAATCTAAATATAAAGAGTTATGTGATAGAGAAGACTTTGGAAAAACGTTAAAAAGAAGCGTACAAACTAAGTCATCTATAATGACTCGTAGGAAGTTATGGGATTATCTTCTTCAGGAAGCAATAGCTGAAAATTAA